GCCAGGGCGTCCTGGGGGTCCTGGTGGTGCTTGGTTGGGTCGGGCTCGTAGGACTCGACATAGACCCGCAGGGTGGCGCCTTCGGTGCCGGTGCCGGAGAGGCGCAGGACGATGCGGGCGCCGCCCTCGAAGCCGATGCGGATGCCCTGATGCTTCGACACGCTGCCGTCGATCGGGTCGGTGTAGGCGAAGTCGTCGGCATAGGCGACGGTATAGGCGCCCAGGCGTTTGCCGGGCAGGGCCGGGAGCAGGACGTTCAGGTGGTTCACGAGACCGGCGGCGGCCTCGGCGTTGACCGCCTCATAGTCGTGGCGGGTATAGAAATTGCGCCCGAAGTGCCGCCAGTGCTCGGTGACGATCTCGGCCACGGACTGTTTGCGCACGGCGAGCAGGTTGAGCCAGAAGAGCACCGCCCAGAGCCCGTCCTTCTCGCGCACATGGTCGGAGCCGGTGCCGAAGCTCTCCTCGCCGCACAGGGTGATGCGCCCGGCGTCCAGCAGGTTGCCGAAGAACTTCCAGCCGGTGGGGGTCTCGAAGGACTCGATCCCCATGGCCTCGGCGACCCGGTCGGCCGCCTGGCTGGTGGGCATGGAACGGGCGATGCCGCGGATCCCGTGCTTGTAGCCCGGGGTCAGGTGGGCATTGGCGGCCAGGACCGCCAGGCTGTCGCTGGGGGTGACGAAGAATTCCTTGCCCAGGATCATGTTGCGGTCGCCGTCCCCGTCGGACGCGGCGCCGAAGTCCAGTCCATCGGTGCCGTGACACAGGTGGACCAACTCTTGGGCGTGGGCCAGGTTGGGGTCCGGGTGGTGGCCGCCGAAGTCCGGCAGCGGCACGCCGTTCATGACGGTGCCGGGCGAGGCGCCCAGGCGGTTTTCCAGGATCTCGATGGCATAGGGGCCGGTGACCGCGTGCATGGCGTCGAAGCGCAGCTTAAAGAGCCCCGAGTTGAAGAGCGCCTCGATGGCGCCGAAGTCGAACAGTGACTCCATCAGGGCCGCATAGTCCGCCACCGGGTCGATGACCTCGACCTGCATGGTGCCGATCTGCACCGTGCCGAGCTGGTCAAGGTCGGTGTCCGGGCAGTCCAGGCTGCGATAGGTGTCGATGGTCTGGGTGCGGGCGAACATCGCCTCGGTGACCGACTCGGGCGCCGGTCCGCCGGAGGCGACGTTGAACTTGATCCCGAAGTCCTCCTCCGGCCCGCCCGGGTTGTGGCTGGCGGAGAGCACGATCCCGCCCTGGGTCTTGTACTTGCGGATGAGGCAGGAGACCGCCGGGGTGGAGAGGATGCCGCCCTGGCCGACCAGCACCCGGGCGACGCCGTTGGCGGCGGCCATGCGCAGGATGGTCTGGATCGCCTCGCGGTTGTAGTAGCGGCCGTCACCGCCGACCACCAGGCTGCCGCCGGCGAGCGCGTCCTGGGTGTCGAAGATCGACTGGACGAAGTTCTCCAGGTAATGCGGCTGCGCGAAGACCCGGACCTTCTTGCGCAGCCCGGAGGTCCCCGGGCGTTGCCCCGCGAAGGGCGTGGTTTTGATCGTTTTCGGCTCCATGGTCAACCCCTTGATTGTCGGTGTGATGGCCTACATTGATGCGGTTCGGGTCGCGCGGCCGTCGCGCACTGGTGCGGCGGACCCGCGGCCACGGCGGGAAGTCCGGATTGTAGCCCCGGTACGGCGTGCGACAATAACACCGTCGGTGGTGCGCGTGCCGTCGAACGCCCCTTATCCCGTCGAACGGCGTCAGGCCGACGTAGGGTGCGCCGCGCGCACCTGCTGCGTCACGCCGTGGCACCGGAGTGTCGATCGGCGCAGACCTGGCCGCCACGACACGGCGGCCCCCGGTGCGCACGGCGCACCCTACGACTTTCGGTTTGTCGGCAGGCCAGGGCGCCCCGGCGAACACTAACAGATCGATTTTTCAAAGAGGTAGGCAAACGTATGACTGTCGAAGCGCACAAGGAAACACTGGAGTTCAAGGCGGAGGTGAGCCAGGTCCTGGATCTCGTCATCCGTTCACTCTATTCAAACAAGGAGATCTTCCTGCGCGAGCTGATCTCCAACGCTTCGGACGCGGCGGAGAAGCTGCGGTTCGAGGCCCTGAGCGACGATGGGCTCTACGAGGGCGACGGGGGCGAACTGCGCATCCGTGTGACGGTGGACAAGGAGGCCGGGACCCTGACCGTGTCGGACAACGGCATTGGCCTCAGCCGCCAGGAAATCGTGGAGACCATCGGCAGCATCGCCAGTTCCGGTACCAAGCGTTTCTTCGAGAAACTGACCGGCGATCAGGCCAAGGACAGCCAACTCATCGGCCAGTTCGGGGTCGGCTTCTATTCGAGCTATATCGTCGCCGACCGGGTGACGATCGTCTCGCGCCGCGCCGGTCTCGGCGCCGAGCACGGGGTGCACTGGGAGTCCGACGGACGCGGCAGCTACACGCTCGAGACGGTGGAGCGGGCCGCCCGCGGCACCGACGTGACCCTGCACCTGAAGGAGGACGAAAAGGAATTCCTGGACCCCTGGCGGCTGCGCTCCATCATCAGCAAGTTCTCCGACCACATCGCCCTGCCGGTGGAGATGCTCAAAGACGCCGATGAGGGTCCGGAGGGTGACGAGGCCGAAGCGGGCGAGGACAAGCCCAAGGACAAGGGTCCCGTCTGGGAGAAGGTCAACCGCGGCACGGCGCTGTGGATGCGCAACAAGGCCGACGTGACCGAGGAGGAGTACCAGGAGTTCTACAAGCACCTCTCCCACGACTACGACCCCCCGCTCGCCTATGTCCACAACCGGGTCGAGGGCACCAACGAGTACACCACCCTGCTCTTCGTCCCCTCCAAGGCCCCCTGGGACCTTTGGGACCGGGACCAGAAGCACGGCATCAAGCTCTATGTGCGCCGTGTCTTCATCATGGACCAGGCGGACAAGCTGCTCCCCCACTACCTGCGCTTCGTCAAGGGCGTGGTGGACTCCGATGACCTGCCGCTCAATGTCTCGCGCGAACTGCTCCAGCACAACCGCAAGATCGACACCATCCGCCAGGCCAACACCAAGCGCATCCTGGGCCTGCTGGAGACCCTGGCCACCGATGAGCCGGAGAAATATGCCGAGTTCTGGAAAGAGTTCGGCCGCGTGATCAAGGAGGGTCCGGCGGAGGACTTCGCCAACCGCGAACGCCTGGGCGGCCTGCTGCGCTTCTCCACCACC
The DNA window shown above is from Candidatus Thiodictyon syntrophicum and carries:
- a CDS encoding alpha-D-glucose phosphate-specific phosphoglucomutase, with amino-acid sequence MEPKTIKTTPFAGQRPGTSGLRKKVRVFAQPHYLENFVQSIFDTQDALAGGSLVVGGDGRYYNREAIQTILRMAAANGVARVLVGQGGILSTPAVSCLIRKYKTQGGIVLSASHNPGGPEEDFGIKFNVASGGPAPESVTEAMFARTQTIDTYRSLDCPDTDLDQLGTVQIGTMQVEVIDPVADYAALMESLFDFGAIEALFNSGLFKLRFDAMHAVTGPYAIEILENRLGASPGTVMNGVPLPDFGGHHPDPNLAHAQELVHLCHGTDGLDFGAASDGDGDRNMILGKEFFVTPSDSLAVLAANAHLTPGYKHGIRGIARSMPTSQAADRVAEAMGIESFETPTGWKFFGNLLDAGRITLCGEESFGTGSDHVREKDGLWAVLFWLNLLAVRKQSVAEIVTEHWRHFGRNFYTRHDYEAVNAEAAAGLVNHLNVLLPALPGKRLGAYTVAYADDFAYTDPIDGSVSKHQGIRIGFEGGARIVLRLSGTGTEGATLRVYVESYEPDPTKHHQDPQDALAPLIRIARDLAQIEERTGRAEPTVIT
- the htpG gene encoding molecular chaperone HtpG, with amino-acid sequence MTVEAHKETLEFKAEVSQVLDLVIRSLYSNKEIFLRELISNASDAAEKLRFEALSDDGLYEGDGGELRIRVTVDKEAGTLTVSDNGIGLSRQEIVETIGSIASSGTKRFFEKLTGDQAKDSQLIGQFGVGFYSSYIVADRVTIVSRRAGLGAEHGVHWESDGRGSYTLETVERAARGTDVTLHLKEDEKEFLDPWRLRSIISKFSDHIALPVEMLKDADEGPEGDEAEAGEDKPKDKGPVWEKVNRGTALWMRNKADVTEEEYQEFYKHLSHDYDPPLAYVHNRVEGTNEYTTLLFVPSKAPWDLWDRDQKHGIKLYVRRVFIMDQADKLLPHYLRFVKGVVDSDDLPLNVSRELLQHNRKIDTIRQANTKRILGLLETLATDEPEKYAEFWKEFGRVIKEGPAEDFANRERLGGLLRFSTTHGEGEAQTETLDGYIERMKEGQDKIYFITADSPAAARHSPHLEVFRKKGVEVVLLSDRVDEWLVNHMHEYKGKHLQSVTKGDLDLGSLADAEEKAKTEQAAKEHGTLLERLKTALGERVDKVRPSARLVDSPACLVVGEYDMSANLARVLKAVGQDAPVQRPTLEVNLDHPLVKRLETEEDETRFADLGLILFDQAQLAEGGQLDDPAAFVGRLNSLMLATLDPQGRIILP